A portion of the Microbacterium hominis genome contains these proteins:
- the folB gene encoding dihydroneopterin aldolase, with protein sequence METWDEITLTGLRVFGRHGVYEEERRVGQYFLVDLTLFVDTRTAAASDAVADTVHYGEVAERVAALVAGDPVDLLETLVARIADDLLTVELVQGVRVTVHKPDAPIPVPFADVSVSIVRTRGAS encoded by the coding sequence ATGGAGACCTGGGACGAGATCACCCTCACCGGGCTGCGCGTGTTCGGCCGGCACGGCGTCTACGAGGAGGAGCGGCGGGTCGGCCAGTACTTCCTCGTCGACCTCACGCTGTTCGTCGACACGCGCACGGCCGCGGCCAGCGACGCCGTGGCCGACACCGTGCACTACGGCGAGGTGGCCGAGCGCGTGGCCGCGCTCGTCGCCGGCGACCCGGTCGACCTGCTCGAGACGCTCGTCGCCCGCATCGCGGACGATCTTCTGACCGTCGAGCTCGTGCAGGGGGTGCGGGTGACCGTCCACAAGCCCGACGCGCCGATCCCGGTGCCGTTCGCCGACGTGTCGGTGTCGATCGTGCGCACGCGAGGGGCTTCGTGA